Genomic segment of Sander vitreus isolate 19-12246 chromosome 17, sanVit1, whole genome shotgun sequence:
TTTTATTATAAGActgacacatttatttttattgtaaggAAAAGGTTTGCCGGTACATGAGACATCTTTGCGGTATAGCGCTTCAGGTGCGTCACTTTCCACTGCATAAAAAGAACGAAGTGTGCCATTTGGTGGGAGTCATTTTAGTTTTGAAAAAGCTCTGTGTTCGCGTGTGTCGAAGTGCCTGCATCAAGGTAGACCTGCCTTTTAGCCTTGTTGAAGGACAGCTGTATTTACTGACGTATGTAAATGAATATAGGCTATAGGGGAGGTCCCTGCCTgggcaaaaaacacacactgaatcAGTTTCACATTGCAGCTCCGGAGTTCCTGCgtggaaggagaaaaaaaaaaaacgagacgTGGCGAAATCTGGTGAATATCTGCAGCCATATGCTCCCAGTAAAAATTTTGTAGGATTTATCAATTGTTCTGGTATAGTTTTGGGAAGtgtgttttcctcttctttttcttttaggcTTAATGGGTGATAACGCATTCGCTTTGCAGTTGCCAGGTCCCTCTAACATCATATCCTTGTCGGAGTTGTCCCAGATCATCAGATGCAGCCCAGCGATCCCGGTGTACGATCTCCTAAATTACAGAAACAATATTAACTcatcgtctctgtgtgtgtgtgtgtgtgtgtgtgtgtgtgtgtgtgtgtgtcccccccccccccccccctcccccccccctccgttGCAGCTCAGCAAACCATGCAGGATGATTTACTGATGGACAAAAACAAAGCCCAGGCTCACCAACAGCAAGATCCGACGCAAGTAGACCCTCCTCCCTCCACCCCGACCCCGTCATCGGAGCTCACTTCTTCATCGGAGTCGGAGAGCCCGTCGACCGGGAGCAACCAAGCGGCTTCAGCGctgatcagcagcagcagcagcagcagcagcaacaaggaCAAAGTGCCGATGGAGTCGCCGATCCTGCCCGGGTTGAGCTTCCACCACCAGCCGCAGGAGACCGGCGGCCCCCTTTCCTCCCCGTCCTCCTCTTTTGGGAGCACTTGGTCCACGGGAACCACAAACGCCGTGGACGACAGCTTTTTCCAGGGAATACCCTCGGTGAACGGGACGATGCTTTTCCAGAACTTCCCCCACCACGTCAACCCGGTCTTCGGGGGTAATTTCTCCCCGCAGATCGGTCTGGCTCCCCAGTCCCAGCAGCATCAACAGCAAGCCCAGCAACCGCAGcagccgcagcagcagcagcagcagccgccgccgcagcagcagcaacccCAGCCTCAGCAGAGGAGATCCCCTGGCAGCCCCAGCCAAGGCCCCTTCCCCCAGAGAAACGCTTATCAGACCATCATGAATAACAGCAAGGGATCCTCGTCGTCgtcgtcttcttcttcctcgTCGTCCGCTTGGAATAATCACCAAAACGCCGCATGGAGCACAGCCTCCAACCCCTGGAGCGGgctgcaggcaggcagggacCCGCGCAGAGCGGTGGGCGTCGGGGTAGGGGTCGGAGTCGGCGTCGGGGTGCCGTCCCCCATGAACCCCATCTCCCCCATGAAAAAGCCCTATACTAGCAACGTTATAGCACCCCCCAAGTTTCCGAGACCAGGTCCCCTCACCTCCAAGCCCTGGATGGAGGACAGCGCCTTCAGGActgacaacagcaacaacatacTGCCTTTCCAGGTAAACAGGCTACACTCCCAGTATAAGAGCAGGCCTAGGCCTATACCTCTGTTGCTTTAGCCTGCATGcatttcaaaaatgttgacCACTTTGACATGTTTTAGGCTACCCCGGTGGTTGACCTCTTAAAAATAGACTGTTTTCGATGTATTCTATTCAAATAGCCTATTCAAGGGAAACCATAGCCTACCTGAGATATAATAATAGGCCTACCACGAATAGCCTTGGATAAGGTCACCCTGAACTTATCAGTTCCACGGATTCATTATAGGTCCATATATTAGGCTATAGTAACTGATAGGTTATTTATGTCATAGTCgattaggaaaataaaaaataaagaaataattgaATGGCATGAATCACAATGTCATTCCATAGGCTACAGTGATTATAGGTTACCATCGGAGGCAACCTCAGAGGCATTCATTTTGAAATTGATTTAGATAATTCAGCCTTAAAtgctttaatttgaaatgtgctatacactGAAGTGTGCTAGTTGAATTGAGAAATGGCCATCGGGTTTTCCATCTGCCTTGTAAGCTGTCAGATTGTGTGGTGGAGGTCAAATAAATCGAATGAGACAGTGAGTCCTTGAAGTATTTCTCATCGATCATAGCTATGTTTACGCATTCAAAGGCAAACACATCGAGTCAGTCCTAGAGATAGTCGTTGTGCACTTTTTATTGCACTAAATGGATCAATTCCCTCTTCCAGCTCACTCTGTGGGGTTTAAAGGACACATGACGCATTCAGTGCGGCTCGTAACCTTCTAAATTCAGACGGAGCTGTAGCCTAATACGCACTTGATTACGAGCTCACCCTAATGATCAGGAGGATTTCTTGTTTTCAGTTATGTAGGCTATGCATTATAAAATACAGTACACAAAGCTGCAGAAAGAATGTGCTGCAGTAAATAGGAGAATTCATACACCAGCCATTATGCTACACTTCTTAATTTATGCCTTAGGCTACATTAAGTGAAAGGTTTTGTGTAAGTCTGTGTAGAAAACATGGCAACTATGACTGAACATTGGGCGTTACGCTTATgcttattatttaataataaaaaaacacataggcctacatgcaGGAATGGTAGGTCCTACTCATAATAATATGtgtgaatatataatatatgtcaGTCTAGCCGTGTGTTATAACACGGTTTCCTTGCTCTcccctcctttttttcatagaaagccttttttttgggtcacttttgtcgacatagtTGGTCGTTTATGTGATCGTTCTTTGTAATTACAAAATGTTAGGACAGTACCTGAAGGCAACATCCATACTCGCTTTTGATTGGCTTGTTATCGGATACTGGGCTGGGTTTTAACCTGATCTTGAGACAGGTCAGGTCTGAAACCGGAAAGAAgacgtttttttgttgttacaaATTGCAGTAAGAATAAGCCAATATTAAACTCTTATTGTGAGTTTCAACAAACTGTTTTACATAATACAAGTGCTGACATTGATGTAtgcctgtgtttctgctgtgagAAAGCTGTACCCTACGACCATGAAAGCTAACTTTAGTCAGGGTCAAAACATGCTAATAGGTAACGTAACGctgtattgtttttatgttaaaaatgaCAGCTTACAAGAAaagtagctttaaaaaaaaaaaagggttactGTGTTCCTTTCAGCAGACCAAATACCAGCATTTGTTAGCTACAGTAGGACAGGAAAGGGCAAAGGATGTCCTGTTTATTCTTTGAATACAGaatgagttataatgttcagtaGGACAAATACGTGTGCACATAGATGTTAAGAGGGAACCTTATTAGTGCTGTTTCCCTGTCCAATCCCAATCTTCCCCTGCATTTCTGGTTGATCCTTAAACGCCtcacattaaagctatagtgcgtagtttctgtctcccccatgaggaattctaagtaatgacaacaaaactgtaggcgcgtccacatgatacagccttccgtgaccgcgcaCCGCCCCCCCACTCCTCCGCGCAGTTTCTAGTAGCCAAGGAtaacacggaggattaaaaaaacaaaaacataatggacttttcagaagaggtaattatcttcacttgagtttctgcgcgggaaagtccgGACGACACAACCTTcagaacatagccatactgacaaatacagagagagttgtgtggagctaaAAGTCtttattagctttgtagcaactcatttggcaatgccttgaatgtaacggacgttcactaatataaacaaaaattacgcactaaagctttaacgtAAGAGGGTGACATAGCCTACCGTTCTAGTTAGGGCTGCGCAATATGAGGAATAtatgactgatattgcgattgcaatatgattcacaatattggaaggaatgatcatttttgtatcataattctcattttctcattttaatttttttttttttttttttttttttttttttttttgcaaggacctgtaccaaacaaatattttttctttagtctgtaggatacaatttgttttgacacatattttgcctttaacaaatactgTACCCCCTCTGCATTTTGGATTTTTGCACTAGTGCATATTGCGATTTCAGCCCTAGTTCCAGTGTTGTTACCTGTCTTTTGGTCCGTACATCAGATGGACACCAGAGAGCCAGTTTCACACTGGTTTGACTTTATTTCAGCCGGGCCATCCTGCCTTAAATGAACGTGTCTGATTTCAGAATAGACTAACATGAACAGTCCCAATACTGTGTGGCTTTTTCACATGGCTAGTCATGTGTTTTCCCTATGTTTAGTTATGCTGCCTGACAAACGAGCCAACATGAAAAAGTAGGCCAGCTGAAtactccctcccccctccccttaaGTCACCCGACCGGCTTACTTAAAAAGGAGTACTTGTTCATCCGATCAAAGCAGAGACTCGGGAGAACGGAATACTGGCCAAAATGTTAACCTGTTACTGCAGAGAGGACTACATGTGCAGAGGAAACAGCCCGGCACAGGGTGAAATTCCAACCACCCTGAAACGTATAGCCTTTTGAGGAGATAATGATTGTGTCAGTCAGGCCTCCCTCGGCTTTATTACATGGTTTCCTCTGTGAGTGCCTCTATTTTCTCTCGACTTGGCCAGCTTACAGTTATCACCAGGAGACGAGGTCAAGGGGCCACATGTCAAACTGTACGGAGTCGTCTGTTCACTGAAGTCTAACTTGGGCAAATAGCAGAGATGAAGTACAGTGTGGTCAAAAATGTTGCCAGATGAAACATTAGGGTTAAAGTAACATATTACAGTAATCACTCATATGAATGCCAAGTAGAGCTGAAATTTGATAATCGaatagtgatgtcatcagggttattctTTTTCGGACTTTCTAAAAATCACCCAGCAGAACCATAGAACGCATCATTTAACTTGTTTTCACAGCCTGTACATTCTTCCTTAAGTAaactttagagctgcaaagatcaattgaataatcgattagttgtcaactattaaatgaatcgccaactattttgataatcgatcaatcagtttgagtcattttttttttttaatgaaaaattctctgactccagcttctgaaatgtgaatatgttctagtttcttcacacCTCTGTGCcagcaaactgaatatctttgcgttgtggacaaaatgagacatttgaagacgtcatcttgggctttgggaaacaccaattaacatttttcaccattttctgacattttatagaccaaacaactaatcgagaaaataatacacagattaatcaacaatgaaaataatcgtaaaTTGCAGGCCTAGTAAACTTACTATTTACGTGTACATTTGAATTCCCCTTTCAGATCAGATATATAGCACATACCAACAGTTCTATCAGTACTTCTAATCACTCTAtatatactgtgtacatatacgtATATCTGCAAGCTTCTGCTAATGGATAGTAACCATTCGACAGAGAGGGCTCATGAGTACTGCAGTGATGCAACCGTGGCTGTAGCTCACACTTAGCTGTTTAGCAGTTACACCCATAATTGGAGAAGAGTTATCACCAGGATGCGAGGTCAGGGCGCCACATGTCAACTGTCCTGTTTACTGAAGGGAAACTCGGGCAAACCGCTGAGCCGAGCAGCCGGTGACAGGTGAACTTTTGTTGTCTATTGTGTAGATCTCAGTGTTCTTCAGATGCCCCCAGATGATCCACCATGCCAAATGTTGAGTCCCGTGTGGGGCTGGGTATCGTCACTGATTTTCCAAATCAAttcgattccgattcacaaggtcccgagTTGATTTTATTCccgattttattttattcctgattcaatatcaattaggttacaataccaatttagcttggatatgaaagagattctaCAATTGTACAAGGTTCCTTCTAACCTGCTGCATTCTTAAAAGTATCCGTTTACATGAAGAACTGaccccaaagcagttacatgaatgtactttttatttcacatgaaCGCACAATAAAGTGCAGCTCTACAGACTACAGTCAGTGAGTATTGAGTGGCATTGCATCCAGATATCTTGAGGTGACAGTTGGACCCCGTTGAAAATGGCCATGCCCGTTTCTTCCCTcaccaaaatgtagcctaacttATTTAACCCCCTTTTTCCCGACAAGCTAGCATGACAAAGTTGGTACCAATGGATCCTTAGGTcttctagtttcatatgatacagGCGATCATCAAGATCAGTATCGATTCTTGGATTTTATGAATGGATTttggatcattcaaatgaatgtTCCGTGTGCTCCATTATGTGCTTGTACACCCGTATGCTGCTGGCTGCCGCTTAAAAGGCAGAGGAATGTACGGAATTCAACTTAACATGTCGGTGTGAGGTTTAAGGCACAGAGTCACATGAACTTCTCCGGAGATCCCCTGATTTGAAATGACGTGTTAGTTTGTGGCGATGATTGCTTGGTCCTCTGGGATTGTAATCACATCATATCAGATCAAGAAGTTGACTGACAGGTTGAGGCTCACAGTCAAATGCTGTCTGATGGTTATGCAAAAGGACAGGAGCTTGGACCAGTTTCTGGGTGTAACCATTCGGGCTGCAaccaacgattattttcataatcaatCGGTTGATTATTTTCTAGTTGATTAGGctagttgtttggtttataacaTGGTGAAAAACGTGGATGAGTGTTTCCCAAAGGCCaaaatgacgtcctcaaatgtcttgtttggtcCACAACtgaaagatattcagttcactgtcacagaggagagaagaaaccagaaaacatttacatttaagaagctggaatcagagaaatgtttacctttttcataaaaaatgactcaaaccaattaatcgataatcaaaatagttgcagattaatttattagttgatctaatcgattaatctttgtaGATCTAGTAACCATTGAGTTAGAGTAATATGTACAGTAGGCTAATCTAAATATCAGATAGGATGTACATATTTTCGTCGTAACTCTTTGGGCCTGTGTCCCTTAATCccgagacacaccaagccgataatcggccatcggcagtctgttctgtgtgttccgtgccgtcgtccgtccgaggggccgtcggccttcattttggccgatataATGTATCATCGGcgggggcgggcactgccggcagtcggactcaaatgacccatctgattggtggagtgttaacccggaaacggggagcggaatgagcgtgactagagcctctcaaaatctgacaaatcttttaaactgacctttgtcgatctgaaatgaagacagattcagcaactgcacggcctatttctcgcttaaaatgttttcagaaacacgtttcggtgaactattttagtacaatatgagatcgtattctgaacaagccgccatgacagtctgtctttgaatttccagagaaaccagacccacgtgacgcgttcgtccaatcagctgctggttttcatttctgGGTCGACAGTacagaggcacttttttgaccaactcggggagactgatcagtccaactgccttttctgccgagggtcggccgtctggttggtgtgtctgcagctttagacTGTTTGGTTTTTTCTTTGAGCCTTTTCCTATTGATTgattgcttgcttgcttgcttgtgtGGAAGTAAAGGTGCACGttaatgtgattaaaaataATGAACTGCTGCTCGTACGCTTTACAGTTTATAAAggggaaaaacaaacaatggatGATGCATTTACCAACTGCCTCTGAATCTGGCAGCCCCTTAACCTTTTCGGAGCAGACTTTATTCATTAAAAACAGGCATTCAGCCATCTTTGAAATGCTCAGTCTGTTTCTTATCATGATCTCCCTCTAAACACTCTTATATCTTGTTTATGTGTCATGTCATGAAGAAAGATGAGCTGCAGTGTAGTCGAGATAGGTCAACTTGAATCTTCGCTCCACACTTTATGGATTCTTATGTGGTGTTTAAACAGTAAAGTGTGCGtgggacatgtgtgtgtgtgtgatctcttTAGGTCATTTAACTACACTGAGCTCTCCGACCCCCCCCcactccaccccccccccccacccatcaCTGTGCTCATCCACATGTGTCAGAGAGGagtggagggggaggagaaaACTAAAAGCTCAGCGTTTTAAGTGTTTACCGTTTGTACCAAGTGGGCAGATTTTTATCTACGTGGCGCTGTCGGGTCCAGAGTGGAGGGGAATAACACTTTTGAATGCTCAGCCGAATGGGCAACAATAGCTGCGGTGTGCAAACAATGTGGCCCCGGCTTGGGCAGCGGACACAGGACACAGCTGCCAAGGCTACAGCCTCCAGCTCCAGTCTCAGCCTTTACCTTTGGCACACatgacattttcaaaaagtcataaCTTTTCATCAGGAGTGAGCGGTTTATGTCGAGGTGTTTGATGTAGTATTGACCGTCCAGTTCTGGACTCAATCTACCTCCAAAGGATCAGGAAATTAGTTTGGACATGTTTTGTAAATCACCaggtaaaaatacatttgaaacaggGCTGGGCTATATatggatattatatcgatatcgatatattgagctagatatcgtcttagattttggatattgtaatacggcatcagaatcagaatccgCTTTATTGGCCAaggtttgcgtaaacaaacaaggaatttgacctcggtaatctttgctctcaaaatacaacactcacttataagaataaaaacagaaatgacggTAAGAATATAAAAAATCTTGTTAGTGTACAGTAGAACAATACATTAgaatttacaattttacaaaaaatattcaaaagagagggaaggaatagtgcaatatcagtcaatagtctgagattttaggatttaaatatGAGTACAGTGCAAGGCATCAGTGCAATGGTAAtgtattaataacaatattgtaattgtaggATTGAAATAGACATGAGGTAGGTGAGCAGAACAGTGGtgattgactttgttcagtgtaagggtgggggctatttctgagtgttcaacagagtgactgctTGGGGAAAGAAACTGTCTCTGTATCGGCTGGTTTTGGCGAACCGCAGAAGTGTTCTCTTTTCCTGGTttgaaaggctgcattacagtaaagtgatgtcattttctgaacttaccagacttcctaactgttttatgatttgcctttacccacttagtcattatatccacattattggtgattatttatcaaacatctcattgtgtaaatattttgtgaaagcaccaacagtcaaccctacaatatcgccacgATATcaacatcgatgtatttggtcaaacatattgtgatatgtgatttttctccatatcgcccagccctaatttgaaATGACACTGGGTGCTACCTGCCGCGGACTTGGCAAATAGAGAAGATTGTCTTCGTTTTATCTAGTCCTTCAACTAATGATTGTTTTGTATTACTGATTATTCTGTCAAGTATTTCCTTGTAGTATTTATTAATTGTCGGTCTATACAATACCAGAAAATAGTGTCTATCTCAAGTTCCCTGAGCCCATTTGCTATCATAGAGGACTGTGAAGACCAGCAGatatttacatttgagaagctaaaACCAGAGACTTTTAGGCAATTCAACGATTcatgatgaaaatgtatttttctatcGATCGACTAATCTGATAATTGACAAATCATTCCACCTATAGCCGGATACTCTTCAGTTGTACGATTGATCCAAATGTCAAAATGATTGATACTCCAAACTGAACCTCCAGACGGTCATGAGCCAAGTGAGGAGTAAGCCAAAGTAACTGTTCTCTACTAAATTATATAAATCCTGACAGATGGGGCTCCTCAGGGCAGAGTCTGGTCTGTGCTTTCATTGTaactttttaacattaaaaaaagcataAGGAGCCTCTATAAGATTCATATATATATCCCTTATAATAGCAGCTGTATTCACCATCATCCCCAGGGCTGACGCAGACATTCTATTTCCCCTTAGTCTCAGATCCTTAATTTATATTAGTCTAGATTTAGCCAAGAATGCATCCCACGCTTGCTTTTTGATCAAAAATGGGAGCTGTTGATACATGCACAAGTTGTTGCAAGTGATCTGCCCTTGAGCAAGGATAGCAGCCAAACAGAATTTCAACAGCAAGACTTAATGTGCAAGTCCAAGTTTGCCCGCTTTCAAAGATCATTCTCCTTAATACAGGGGTTTTCATTCTCTGTTGGTGATTCCAATTTTCTTTTGGAGGGGAGGGGGTGTTTAGGAATTTTGATTTAGTCTTtcagtgtgtttattttgttaaattcaACATTGTTTTAATCTTTTACGCTGCGCCATGCGATATTAACACCACATAAAAAGATCCAGGAGTTTACAGGAGcatttcaattcaatgttgTTCATTGTTTCAAGAGACACAGACACCgaccctgactcttggtgggggggggggcatctgCCACTGCTGGTTGGAACACAGAGActctgatacagatatacaaatATAGAGAGATATGATTCATAGTAATTTATAGCAGTTGGtacgatgaacagtggcaattatagtaacaaagATAATAgtactatgactagaaataatagtagtagcagtgcagggcgtagcagggcgtcaagcaggaccacagcagcagctgcaactacgatttaggtgccaccccaatTCAAGAAAATCTGCGAGTTACAGTTCATATTAATGATACTTTGACGTATAACGTTTAGTAGTTCGAACAGTAGCAGGCAGCCTTAAAGTGATATAAGTATTTAATTCCCtgtgtttattttgtatatgATGTACTGTGGCGACTAACCCTCCCCCTGTTTTGCTGTGTTGCAGGACCGGAATCGGCCCTTTGATGCTTTTAGCTTGCACTCTTTGGAGAATTCCTTAATGGATATGATAAGGACTGACCATGACAAAGGTAAACCACACCCTGCCGGTGGCCCACCAATGACTATCGCTGATATTATATGGAGGAATCATTTTGCAGGTTAGGAATATTCATACGTCCATGCTTACagtattattctttttttttttgcttcatggGCATAATATCATCTGggtacatttgtttttcttttgctcaATTTGCCAATCTCTTAACCAATTCAGTACGGATCATCATGTTCTGTTTTGAAATTTAATAATTAACATTATGAGCCTTACCTGCAAAATCTCGCATaatcttgtttgtgtgtgtgtgtgtgtgtgtgtgtgtgtgtgtgtgtgtgtgtgtgtgtgtgtgtgtgtgtgtgtgtgtgtgtgtgtgtgtgtgtgtgtgtgtgtgtgtgtgtgtgtgtgttgtggaccAGATGTGCAGTAATGTGCATTCAGGTGGTCTCATTTGCAAACTGCATTTTCTGTTGCCCTTTCTTGTTCTTTGCCTGTTAGCTTTCTGCTGATTGGAATCAATGGATCGAGTAAAAATGTCGCATGACTTGTGCTTTTGTTGGCTGAATATGTTGTGAGCATAAATGTTGAGTGACTGAGTATGTTTGTGGTTTACATTTTTC
This window contains:
- the cpeb3 gene encoding cytoplasmic polyadenylation element-binding protein 3 isoform X1; translation: MKMHIWLQNTANSAQQTMQDDLLMDKNKAQAHQQQDPTQVDPPPSTPTPSSELTSSSESESPSTGSNQAASALISSSSSSSSNKDKVPMESPILPGLSFHHQPQETGGPLSSPSSSFGSTWSTGTTNAVDDSFFQGIPSVNGTMLFQNFPHHVNPVFGGNFSPQIGLAPQSQQHQQQAQQPQQPQQQQQQPPPQQQQPQPQQRRSPGSPSQGPFPQRNAYQTIMNNSKGSSSSSSSSSSSSAWNNHQNAAWSTASNPWSGLQAGRDPRRAVGVGVGVGVGVGVPSPMNPISPMKKPYTSNVIAPPKFPRPGPLTSKPWMEDSAFRTDNSNNILPFQDRNRPFDAFSLHSLENSLMDMIRTDHDKGKPHPAGGPPMTIADIIWRNHFAGRMGLNFHHPGAEHIMPLNTRSYGRRRGRSCLFPFEDGFLDDGHGDPSLTPGLNSPTRCQNGERMERYSRKVFVGGLPPDIDEDEITNSFRRYGHLVVDWPHKAESKSYFPPKGYAFLLFQEETSVQALIDACIEEDGKLYLCVSSPTIKDKPVQIRPWNLSDSDFVMDGSQPLDPRKTIFVGGVPRPLRAVELAMIMDRLYGGVCYAGIDTDPELKYPKGAGRVAFSNQQSYIAAISARFVQLQHNDIDKRVEVKPYVLDDQMCDECQGARCGGKFAPFFCANVTCLQYYCEYCWASIHSRAGREFHKPLVKEGGDRPRHVSFRWS
- the cpeb3 gene encoding cytoplasmic polyadenylation element-binding protein 3 isoform X5; the encoded protein is MKMHIWLQNTANSAQQTMQDDLLMDKNKAQAHQQQDPTQVDPPPSTPTPSSELTSSSESESPSTGSNQAASALISSSSSSSSNKDKVPMESPILPGLSFHHQPQETGGPLSSPSSSFGSTWSTGTTNAVDDSFFQGIPSVNGTMLFQNFPHHVNPVFGGNFSPQIGLAPQSQQHQQQAQQPQQPQQQQQQPPPQQQQPQPQQRRSPGSPSQGPFPQRNAYQTIMNNSKGSSSSSSSSSSSSAWNNHQNAAWSTASNPWSGLQAGRDPRRAVGVGVGVGVGVGVPSPMNPISPMKKPYTSNVIAPPKFPRPGPLTSKPWMEDSAFRTDNSNNILPFQDRNRPFDAFSLHSLENSLMDMIRTDHDKGRMGLNFHHPGAEHIMPLNSRSCLFPFEDGFLDDGHGDPSLTPGLNSPTRCQNGERMERYSRKVFVGGLPPDIDEDEITNSFRRYGHLVVDWPHKAESKSYFPPKGYAFLLFQEETSVQALIDACIEEDGKLYLCVSSPTIKDKPVQIRPWNLSDSDFVMDGSQPLDPRKTIFVGGVPRPLRAVELAMIMDRLYGGVCYAGIDTDPELKYPKGAGRVAFSNQQSYIAAISARFVQLQHNDIDKRVEVKPYVLDDQMCDECQGARCGGKFAPFFCANVTCLQYYCEYCWASIHSRAGREFHKPLVKEGGDRPRHVSFRWS
- the cpeb3 gene encoding cytoplasmic polyadenylation element-binding protein 3 isoform X2 yields the protein MKMHIWLQNTANSAQQTMQDDLLMDKNKAQAHQQQDPTQVDPPPSTPTPSSELTSSSESESPSTGSNQAASALISSSSSSSSNKDKVPMESPILPGLSFHHQPQETGGPLSSPSSSFGSTWSTGTTNAVDDSFFQGIPSVNGTMLFQNFPHHVNPVFGGNFSPQIGLAPQSQQHQQQAQQPQQPQQQQQQPPPQQQQPQPQQRRSPGSPSQGPFPQRNAYQTIMNNSKGSSSSSSSSSSSSAWNNHQNAAWSTASNPWSGLQAGRDPRRAVGVGVGVGVGVGVPSPMNPISPMKKPYTSNVIAPPKFPRPGPLTSKPWMEDSAFRTDNSNNILPFQDRNRPFDAFSLHSLENSLMDMIRTDHDKGKPHPAGGPPMTIADIIWRNHFAGRMGLNFHHPGAEHIMPLNSRSCLFPFEDGFLDDGHGDPSLTPGLNSPTRCQNGERMERYSRKVFVGGLPPDIDEDEITNSFRRYGHLVVDWPHKAESKSYFPPKGYAFLLFQEETSVQALIDACIEEDGKLYLCVSSPTIKDKPVQIRPWNLSDSDFVMDGSQPLDPRKTIFVGGVPRPLRAVELAMIMDRLYGGVCYAGIDTDPELKYPKGAGRVAFSNQQSYIAAISARFVQLQHNDIDKRVEVKPYVLDDQMCDECQGARCGGKFAPFFCANVTCLQYYCEYCWASIHSRAGREFHKPLVKEGGDRPRHVSFRWS
- the cpeb3 gene encoding cytoplasmic polyadenylation element-binding protein 3 isoform X4; this translates as MKMHIWLQNTANSAQQTMQDDLLMDKNKAQAHQQQDPTQVDPPPSTPTPSSELTSSSESESPSTGSNQAASALISSSSSSSSNKDKVPMESPILPGLSFHHQPQETGGPLSSPSSSFGSTWSTGTTNAVDDSFFQGIPSVNGTMLFQNFPHHVNPVFGGNFSPQIGLAPQSQQHQQQAQQPQQPQQQQQQPPPQQQQPQPQQRRSPGSPSQGPFPQRNAYQTIMNNSKGSSSSSSSSSSSSAWNNHQNAAWSTASNPWSGLQAGRDPRRAVGVGVGVGVGVGVPSPMNPISPMKKPYTSNVIAPPKFPRPGPLTSKPWMEDSAFRTDNSNNILPFQDRNRPFDAFSLHSLENSLMDMIRTDHDKGRMGLNFHHPGAEHIMPLNTRSYGRRRGRSCLFPFEDGFLDDGHGDPSLTPGLNSPTRCQNGERMERYSRKVFVGGLPPDIDEDEITNSFRRYGHLVVDWPHKAESKSYFPPKGYAFLLFQEETSVQALIDACIEEDGKLYLCVSSPTIKDKPVQIRPWNLSDSDFVMDGSQPLDPRKTIFVGGVPRPLRAVELAMIMDRLYGGVCYAGIDTDPELKYPKGAGRVAFSNQQSYIAAISARFVQLQHNDIDKRVEVKPYVLDDQMCDECQGARCGGKFAPFFCANVTCLQYYCEYCWASIHSRAGREFHKPLVKEGGDRPRHVSFRWS
- the cpeb3 gene encoding cytoplasmic polyadenylation element-binding protein 3 isoform X3 gives rise to the protein MQDDLLMDKNKAQAHQQQDPTQVDPPPSTPTPSSELTSSSESESPSTGSNQAASALISSSSSSSSNKDKVPMESPILPGLSFHHQPQETGGPLSSPSSSFGSTWSTGTTNAVDDSFFQGIPSVNGTMLFQNFPHHVNPVFGGNFSPQIGLAPQSQQHQQQAQQPQQPQQQQQQPPPQQQQPQPQQRRSPGSPSQGPFPQRNAYQTIMNNSKGSSSSSSSSSSSSAWNNHQNAAWSTASNPWSGLQAGRDPRRAVGVGVGVGVGVGVPSPMNPISPMKKPYTSNVIAPPKFPRPGPLTSKPWMEDSAFRTDNSNNILPFQDRNRPFDAFSLHSLENSLMDMIRTDHDKGKPHPAGGPPMTIADIIWRNHFAGRMGLNFHHPGAEHIMPLNTRSYGRRRGRSCLFPFEDGFLDDGHGDPSLTPGLNSPTRCQNGERMERYSRKVFVGGLPPDIDEDEITNSFRRYGHLVVDWPHKAESKSYFPPKGYAFLLFQEETSVQALIDACIEEDGKLYLCVSSPTIKDKPVQIRPWNLSDSDFVMDGSQPLDPRKTIFVGGVPRPLRAVELAMIMDRLYGGVCYAGIDTDPELKYPKGAGRVAFSNQQSYIAAISARFVQLQHNDIDKRVEVKPYVLDDQMCDECQGARCGGKFAPFFCANVTCLQYYCEYCWASIHSRAGREFHKPLVKEGGDRPRHVSFRWS